The genomic DNA CGCGGACCAGGACGTCGAGGACGGTGTTGCCCACCGCGGCGGGCAGCGGGTCGTTGACGTGGGTGGTGAAGAACAGGAAGCCCCGCTCGTGCGCCCGCTGCTCGATCTCGGGGCTGGTCAGCACGGCGGCCAGCGGCAGCCCCGCGCCCAGCGTCTTGGACAGCGTGAGGATGTCCGGGACGACACCCTCGTGCTCGAAGGCGTACCAGTCGCCGGTGCGGCACAGCCCCGTCTGGGCCTCGTCCAGGATCAGCAGCATGCCCCGCTCGCGGCACTTGTCCGCCAGGGCGGCGAGATAGCCCGGCGGAAGCTCGACGACGCCGCCCGAGGAGAGGATCGGCTCGACCAGGCACGCGGCCAGACTGCCGACCGACTGGGCGTCGATCATCTCGAAACCCAGGTCCAGCTGGCGCCGCCAGTCCAGTTCGCCGTCCGCGCCGACGACGGAGGGGCGGTAGCGGTCCGGCACCGGAAGCGCGAAGTTGCCCGGCGCGGCGGGGCCGTAGCCCTTGCGTCCGGCGCTGTAGGTGGCGTTCGCGGCGGCCTGGGTCATGCCGTGCCAGGACCGCGCGAAGGAGACGATCTCGTGGCGCCCGGTGACGAGCTTCGCCATCCGCACCGCGGCCTCGTTCGCCTCCGCACCGGTGGTCAGCAGCAGCGCCTTCTCCAGCGGTGCGGGCAGGGTGCCGGCGAGCCGGCGGGCCAGCTCGACGACCGGGCGGCTGAGCATGCCGCTGTGCAGGTGGTCGAGGTGCGCGACCTGCTCGCGCACCGTCGAGACGATCGCCGGATGGGAGTGCCCGAGGATGGCACTCATCTGACCGGACGTGAAGTCCAGCAGCTCACGGCCGCTCTCCGTGAACACGGAGGTGCCCGCGGCGCGCACGACGACCTCCGGCGAGAAGGGCGCGTGGCCGGAGTAGCGGATCAGGTGGCGCCCCAGGTCGGCGCCGGGAGTCTCGGAAGGCATGCGACCGACGGTAGGGACGGGTCGCTGCGCGTGTCCATCGCACGGATTCGACGCTGCTGTACGGCAGAACCGTACAGATCGCCCAGGGTGCGCCGTACCATCGGCTCCGTGCTCAACTCCGGACGACTGCACCTGCTCAGCCAGCTCGACACGCTCGGTACCGTCCGCGCGGTCGCCGACACGCTGCACCTGAGCGCGTCGACGGTCTCCCAGCAACTGGCGGTGCTGGAGACCGAGACCCGGTGCCGGCTCATCGAGCGGACCGGGCGGCGGGTGCGGCTGACCCCGGCCGGACTCCTGCTGGCCCGCCGGGCCCGGGAGATCCTCGACCGGATGGCCGACGTCGAGGCCGAACTGCGCGCCCTGAACGACGAGCCCATCGGCACCGTCCGGCTCGCCGTGTTCCAGAGCGCGATCTACAGCCTCGCCGTCCCGGCGGCGAACCGGCTGGCCGCCACCCATCCGCATCTGCGCCTGGAACTCGTCGAGATGGAACCGCACGAGAGCGGCCCCGCCCTGCGCTCCGGCGAGGCGGACGTCGTCGTCACCACCACCGACTACTCCGGCCTGACGTGGGGCGCGGACCTCGACGTCATGTCGCTCGGCAGCGACCCGGTCCTCCTGGTGCTGCCGGACGGCCATCCGCTGGCCGCCCGCGCCGCCGTGAACCTCGCGGCGTGCAAGGAGGAGACCTGGGCCTGCGACCGGCCGCAGTCGTACATGGCGGACCTGACCGTGCGGCTGTGCCGCGAGTCGGGATTCGAACCCCGGGTGGCCTGCCGGTTCAGCAACTACCTCATGCTGCTGCGGCACGTCGAGACGACCGGTTCGATCGCCCTGCTGCCCGCCCTCGCGGTCACCGCGGACCATGCCGTCGTCACCCGCCGCCTCAGCCCGCCGGTGCACCGCAACGTCGCCGTGGTGGTGCGGCGCGGTGCCCCGCAGCGGGCCGCGGTGAACGCGGTCATCGCCGCCCTGCGCGACCACCCCGAGATCGAGGCCCTGTCCGCCCCCGACCCGTCCCGTGCGGGCCGGGAGGCAGACCCGCACCCCTGAGAGCCGCGCTCGCTCAGGCGGCGGGGATCCGACGGTGGATGTCCTCCAGCATCATCCGCACCGACGTGCGGAAGACCTCCGCCTGATGGTCGCCCAGGAACGCGGTGTGCCCGAACACCTCCAGGACGACCAGGCCGTGCACGTGCCCCCACGCGCTCAGGAAGAGGGAGACCGCGGCGGGCGGCAGATCGCCCTGGGCGTGCAGGGGCAGCTGTTCCAGATGCTCCCGGTAGGGCGGCGAGAGCGCGGGGACCTCGGCCGCGGCGAGCTGCGCCGGGGTGAAACCGGCGAACAGCTCGCGCTGGAAGACCGCCGCCATCCGGCGGACCGCCTGCGTGGTCGGGCCCTCGGCGGGAGCCGCGTAGTAGCGCAGCGGCGTCCCGTAGAGGAGCTGGAAGTGCTCGGGTCGGGCGACGCCCCAGTCGCGGTAGGCCTCGGCCACCGCGACCAGACGGGGTGTGGAGGCGTCCGCGCGCACGCTGTCGGCGGCGGCCTGCAACGCGTCGGACAGTTCGCCGTACGCCTTGGTGATGAGGGCGGTGACGAGGGCGTCGCGGTTCGGGAAGTAGTGGTAGAGCGCCTGCACGGTCATGCCGAGACCGCGGGCGACCGCGCGGAGCGACAGCGCTGCGGGACCGTGTTCGCCGATGTGCTGTTCGGCGGCGGCGAGTATCTCCTGTGCCGCGGCGGTCCGGCGCCGCTCGCGGAGGGGGACGGGAGCCGTGGTGGTGTGTCGCTCTGCGGGCATGCGGCGAGCCTACGGCGCCACGGCCTGACGGGCCATCACGAAGTCGAACACTGTTAGGTAAATCTCACACTGCCAAAGCGCGTGACGTCTCACTAACGTCGTGGTGCGGCGGCGCGGGCCCTCCTGAGGTCAACAACTCCGGCCGCATTCCGTCGCCTTCACCGCAAGGAACAAGGGAGAACGTGCGTGTTTGAACGCATAGCCGAACTGGCGATTCGCCGGGCCCGGCTGGTACTGGTGGTCGCCGTCGTGGCCGTGGCGCTCATGGGTGCCGTCGGAGCCGGCGCGTTCGGCAAGTTGAAGGGGGGAGGCTACGACGACCCGGCCTCCCAGTCCACCAGGGCCGGGCAGGCCATCGAGGAGAAGTTCGGCGGGGAGACGAACCTCGTCCTGCTGGTCGGCGCCCCCGAGTCCGGTGTCGACGCGCCGGCCGCCGAGCGCGCAGGCCGGGCCCTGGTGGCGGACCTCAGGGACGACCCCGACCTCGAGAACGTGGTGGCGTACTGGGACGCCGAACAGCCCGCGCTGCGCTCCGAGGACGGCCGCGAGGCCCTGGTGCTCGCCCACGTGAAGGGTGACGAGACCGAGCAGCGGGAGAACGCCAGGACCGTCATCGACGCGTACACCGGACCCCACGAGGGCGGCCTCGACGTCCGGGCCGGCGGCGGCGCCGCCGTGGGCAACGACATGGAGACGCAGACGCCCAAGGACCTCGTGCTCGCCGAGGCCATCGCCGTACCGCTGACCCTCCTGCTCCTCCTGCTCGTCTTCGGCAGCGTGGTCGCCGCCCTGCTGCCGCTGGCCATCGGGACCATCGCCATCACGGGAACCTTCGCCGAACTCGCCCTCCTCGGCGGGGCGGTCGACGTGTCCGTGTCCGCGACCAACCTGACCACGGCCCTGGGACTGGGCCTGGGCATCGACTACGCCCTGCTGATGATCAGCAGGTTCCGGGAGCAGCTGGCGACCGGTTCCACCGTGGACGACGCCGTCCGTCACACGGTGCGGACCGCCGGCCGCACGGTCGCCTTCTCGGCCGCCACGGTGGCCGTCGCGCTGGCGGCGCTGCTGGTCTTCCCGCAGTACTTCCTCCGCTCGTTCGGCTACGCCGGGGTCGGCGTGGTCGCCATCGCCGCCATCGGCACGCTCTTCGTGATGCCGGCCCTCTTCGTCGTCCTCGGCCATCGGGTCAACAGCGGCCGGCTTCCGTGGGCCAGGAGGGAACGCACCGCCACCCGGGCGCCCCTGTGGGGACGGCTCGCGGACACCGTGATGCGGCGCCCCGCGCTCACCGCGCTGCCCGTGCTGGCCGTCCTGCTGGTGGCGGCCGGCCCGCTCCTCGGCATCACCCTGGGCACCCCCGACGAACGCGTGCTGCCCGAGGACGCGCAGAGCCGCCAGGTCGCCTCCGTACTGCGCGAGGAGTTCAACGGCAACGACGACGCCGCCCTCCACGTGGTCATCGACGCGCCCGTGGACAAGGCCCCGCTGGGCTCCTACGCGGCCGAACTGTCCGGCATCGAAGGCGTGGTCCGCGTCGAGACCGGCGCGGGAACCTACATGAAGGGACAGTCCCGGGCGACCGGCCCCGGCAACGCGGCCCTCGGCCGCCCCGACGCCCAGCGCGTCACCGTGGTCAGCGGCCTCACCCCCCGGTCGGACGAGGCCCAGGAACTGGTCGAGGCGGTGCGGGCCGTCGCACCGCCCGTCGGGACCGAGGCACTGGTCGGCGGCGGGGACGCCCAGCTGGTCGACTCCAAGGACTCCATCAGCGGCCGGCTCCCGCTCGCCCTGGGCCTGGTCGCCCTGACCACCTTCGTCCTGCTCTTCCTGTTCACCGGCAGCGTCGTGCAGCCGCTGCGCGCCCTGGTCCTCAACGTGATCAGCCTGGGCGCGACCCTCGGCGTGATGACCTGGATCTTCCAGGACGGCAATCTGGCCTCCCTGATCGGCGTCACACCGCAGCCGATGGAGGCGTCGATGACCGTGCTGATGTTCTGCATCGCCTTCGGCCTCTCCATGGACTACGAGGTCTTCGTCACCAGCCGGATCAAGGAACTGCACGACCAGGGCGCGGACACCCGCACCGCCGTGACCGACGGGCTCGGCCACACCGGACGCATCGTCACCGCGGCCGCCTGCCTGCTCGCGGTGAGCTTCTTCGCCTTCGGGACCGCGAAGATCAGCTTCATGCAGCTGTTCGGGCTGGGCAGCGGACTGGCCATCCTCATCGACGCCGTCGCCGTACGCGGTGTCCTCGTACCGGCCGCCATGCGCCTGCTCGGCCGCTCGGCCTGGTATGCGCCGCCCCTCCTGCGCAGGTTCCACGGGCGCTTCGGCCTCAGCGAGGCCGGCCCCGCACCCGCACCCGCACCCGCACCCGCGCCCGTCTCCGTCGCGGAGCCGGCCGACCGGCCCTCCGGGGTGAAGGACTCGACCGGGGTCTGACGCTCCCGGCCCGCGGCTCCGCCCGTGTCCGCCCCCCTCCCCCGGGGAAGCGGACACGGGCGGGCGCCGTCCGGCGGGAGTTCACTGGCCGACGGCCGCGGACCCCTCCGCGTCGGCCTCGCCGGCCGGCCGGAACTCCACGGCGACGACGCCGTCCACGCTCCGGCAGTGCTCTTCCAGCAGCGGGGCGGACACATGGGCCGGGAGCCGGCCGCTGAGCACGACATGGCCGTGCGCGACGTCCACCTGTACCGACGAGGGAGCCAGGCCCAGCGCCTTGACCAGGGCCTCCTCGATGATCTCGGTGCGAATCGCGCGGTCCGTGCGCAGGAAGACCCGCAGCAGGTCGCTTCTGCTGACGACCCCGGCCAGCCGCCCGTCCCCGTCGACGACCAGCAGCCGCTTGATGCGGTGCCGTGCCATCACCCGGGCGGCGTCCACGACGCTCCAGCTCTCCAGGGCGCACAGCGCGGGTGAGGTCATGAGCCCGGCCGCGTCCGTGGCGTCCGCCTTGCCGGCCGAGGCCCGGGACCACTCGGCCTGCCCGGGAAGACCGTCGGGCTCCCCGCCCCACATCTTCTGCAGGAGGTCGGCCTCCGACACCACCCCCACGGGGCGGTTCTCCCCGTCGACGACCGGCACTGCCGTGATGTCGTACTCCAGCAGCAGGTGGGCGATCTCCTTGAACGGTGTGCCCCGCTGCACGCGGACCACGGCGTCGCTCATCAGATCGCGCACCCTCTGGTGTTTCATTAAGGGTCTTCTCCTCCGCTGCCGGCCCGCGTCGGCCGGCGTTCGTCCTTCTTGTCCCTGAAAACGATCGATCGGCCCCGGGAGTGCCCCGGCACCGACACGCGGGGACTGACGAGGACCAGGGCGATGTCGTCGCCCGGGGTGGGCGCGTGCCGGATGAGGGTGTCGGCCATGGCGTCGAGGTCGCCGGGATCCCCGGCCTCCAGGAGACCGGCGAGGGCCGCGATCGCGTCGTCCAGGTCGACGCCCGGCGCCTCGACGAGTCCGTCGGTGTAGAGGGCGAGCACACTGCCCGGCGGCAGCGGGAACTCCAGCGACGGGTACACGGTGTCCGGCTCGATGCCCAGCAGCAGGCCGGGTGGCACCCGCAGCGGCTCGATGCGCCCGTCGGCGTGGCGCACCAGGGGCGGCGGGTGGCCGGCCAGCGCCACACACGCGCGGTGCGTGGCCAGGTCGATGTGCACGTAGGCGCAGCTGGTGAACAGGCCGGGGTCCAGGTCGGTGAGCAGCCGGTTGGTGCGGGCCAGGACGTCGTCGGGGGGCGCCCCCACGGTGGCGTGGGCGTGCACGGCGGTGCGGACCTGCCCCATGAGCGCCGCCGCGTCCACGTTGTGTCCCTGCACGTCGCCGATGGTGACGCCCGCGGTGCGCTCGTCGAGGTGGATGACGTCGTAGAAGTCCCCGCCGATGCCCAGACCGCGGGCCGCCGGAAGGTAGCGGGCGGCGACGTTCAGACCGGGCACCTCGGGGAGGGTGCGGGGCAGCAGGGCGGACTGCAGGCGGTGGGCGAGGTGGTGCTTGGCGTCGTAGAGCCGGGCGCGGTCCAGGGCCTGCCCGACCAGGCCCGCCAGCGATGTGAGGGCGGCCCGTTCGCCGGGCGGGAAGACGTGCGGCCGCCGGTAGGAGAGCAGGAGCGAGCCGATGGGACGGCCGGAGGCGATCAGCGGCAGTATGGCCCACGCGGCCATCCCGTCCTCGTAGGTCATGGCGGGGTAGGTCTCGTGGAGCTCCTCGAAGGTCGTCCAGAATCCCGGGACACCCGTGGCCATGACGTCGACGCCGGGAATGGCCGAGGTGAGGGGCGTTCCGTCGAACCGCCTCAGCAGCTCCGGGTGGTAGCCGCGCTGGCCGACGATCTTCAGCCGGCCGTTCGCCGGGGCCATCACCACCATGCCCTGGGCCCCGAGCGCGGGCATCAGCTGGTCGGCGGTCTGCTCGACCACGTCCTGCACGCTGACGGCCTCGGTCAGGGTGGAGGCCAGGTGCATCAGGTGGTAGAGCACCGTGGCGCGGCTGGGGCCCGAGGACTGTGCCGACCGGGACAGGGGCTCCTCCCCGTCCGGCCCGCCGCGGGTGATGCGCACGCTCAGCCCGGTGGCGTCCGGGTACAGGTCGAAGGCCAGCCACGTCTTCGGCGGGCGCAGGACCGTGAAGGCCTGAGGCCTGCGGCTGACGAGCGCGGCCCGGTAGCGGTCCTCGACGTGCGGCACGTCCATCCAGGGCAGTGCCTCCCACGGCAGCGCGCCCAGCAGCAGGGCCCGGTCGA from Streptomyces sp. CB09001 includes the following:
- a CDS encoding aspartate aminotransferase family protein; translation: MPSETPGADLGRHLIRYSGHAPFSPEVVVRAAGTSVFTESGRELLDFTSGQMSAILGHSHPAIVSTVREQVAHLDHLHSGMLSRPVVELARRLAGTLPAPLEKALLLTTGAEANEAAVRMAKLVTGRHEIVSFARSWHGMTQAAANATYSAGRKGYGPAAPGNFALPVPDRYRPSVVGADGELDWRRQLDLGFEMIDAQSVGSLAACLVEPILSSGGVVELPPGYLAALADKCRERGMLLILDEAQTGLCRTGDWYAFEHEGVVPDILTLSKTLGAGLPLAAVLTSPEIEQRAHERGFLFFTTHVNDPLPAAVGNTVLDVLVRDRLDERARGLGAALREGLDKLAVRHEVVGDVRGRGLLLGMELVGDRVLGEGGADRLGAAVTRRCFELGLHMNIVQLPGMGGIFRIAPPLTASDDEIARGVAVLDQALTDAAADL
- a CDS encoding LysR family transcriptional regulator, which produces MLNSGRLHLLSQLDTLGTVRAVADTLHLSASTVSQQLAVLETETRCRLIERTGRRVRLTPAGLLLARRAREILDRMADVEAELRALNDEPIGTVRLAVFQSAIYSLAVPAANRLAATHPHLRLELVEMEPHESGPALRSGEADVVVTTTDYSGLTWGADLDVMSLGSDPVLLVLPDGHPLAARAAVNLAACKEETWACDRPQSYMADLTVRLCRESGFEPRVACRFSNYLMLLRHVETTGSIALLPALAVTADHAVVTRRLSPPVHRNVAVVVRRGAPQRAAVNAVIAALRDHPEIEALSAPDPSRAGREADPHP
- a CDS encoding TetR/AcrR family transcriptional regulator — translated: MPAERHTTTAPVPLRERRRTAAAQEILAAAEQHIGEHGPAALSLRAVARGLGMTVQALYHYFPNRDALVTALITKAYGELSDALQAAADSVRADASTPRLVAVAEAYRDWGVARPEHFQLLYGTPLRYYAAPAEGPTTQAVRRMAAVFQRELFAGFTPAQLAAAEVPALSPPYREHLEQLPLHAQGDLPPAAVSLFLSAWGHVHGLVVLEVFGHTAFLGDHQAEVFRTSVRMMLEDIHRRIPAA
- a CDS encoding MMPL family transporter yields the protein MFERIAELAIRRARLVLVVAVVAVALMGAVGAGAFGKLKGGGYDDPASQSTRAGQAIEEKFGGETNLVLLVGAPESGVDAPAAERAGRALVADLRDDPDLENVVAYWDAEQPALRSEDGREALVLAHVKGDETEQRENARTVIDAYTGPHEGGLDVRAGGGAAVGNDMETQTPKDLVLAEAIAVPLTLLLLLLVFGSVVAALLPLAIGTIAITGTFAELALLGGAVDVSVSATNLTTALGLGLGIDYALLMISRFREQLATGSTVDDAVRHTVRTAGRTVAFSAATVAVALAALLVFPQYFLRSFGYAGVGVVAIAAIGTLFVMPALFVVLGHRVNSGRLPWARRERTATRAPLWGRLADTVMRRPALTALPVLAVLLVAAGPLLGITLGTPDERVLPEDAQSRQVASVLREEFNGNDDAALHVVIDAPVDKAPLGSYAAELSGIEGVVRVETGAGTYMKGQSRATGPGNAALGRPDAQRVTVVSGLTPRSDEAQELVEAVRAVAPPVGTEALVGGGDAQLVDSKDSISGRLPLALGLVALTTFVLLFLFTGSVVQPLRALVLNVISLGATLGVMTWIFQDGNLASLIGVTPQPMEASMTVLMFCIAFGLSMDYEVFVTSRIKELHDQGADTRTAVTDGLGHTGRIVTAAACLLAVSFFAFGTAKISFMQLFGLGSGLAILIDAVAVRGVLVPAAMRLLGRSAWYAPPLLRRFHGRFGLSEAGPAPAPAPAPAPVSVAEPADRPSGVKDSTGV
- a CDS encoding CBS domain-containing protein encodes the protein MKHQRVRDLMSDAVVRVQRGTPFKEIAHLLLEYDITAVPVVDGENRPVGVVSEADLLQKMWGGEPDGLPGQAEWSRASAGKADATDAAGLMTSPALCALESWSVVDAARVMARHRIKRLLVVDGDGRLAGVVSRSDLLRVFLRTDRAIRTEIIEEALVKALGLAPSSVQVDVAHGHVVLSGRLPAHVSAPLLEEHCRSVDGVVAVEFRPAGEADAEGSAAVGQ
- a CDS encoding SpoIIE family protein phosphatase; the protein is MDSAMAAVVRASGAFGGILYALPPGEDAVWQVLVTGVPQEMAAPWRRVGLRDPMPVADAIREHRLVWAGGREEMAREYPRLALVLPYDFGLAAAPLVSGTTVRGGLVLLWSGNHPARLSADEQDVIRAGCRRLGDSLQRALDRGDPLLPQDRPRTLPPAAPRTPSPAEATALSAFVERLPGGSCALDLDGRLTFVTPGAAELLGVDRALLLGALPWEALPWMDVPHVEDRYRAALVSRRPQAFTVLRPPKTWLAFDLYPDATGLSVRITRGGPDGEEPLSRSAQSSGPSRATVLYHLMHLASTLTEAVSVQDVVEQTADQLMPALGAQGMVVMAPANGRLKIVGQRGYHPELLRRFDGTPLTSAIPGVDVMATGVPGFWTTFEELHETYPAMTYEDGMAAWAILPLIASGRPIGSLLLSYRRPHVFPPGERAALTSLAGLVGQALDRARLYDAKHHLAHRLQSALLPRTLPEVPGLNVAARYLPAARGLGIGGDFYDVIHLDERTAGVTIGDVQGHNVDAAALMGQVRTAVHAHATVGAPPDDVLARTNRLLTDLDPGLFTSCAYVHIDLATHRACVALAGHPPPLVRHADGRIEPLRVPPGLLLGIEPDTVYPSLEFPLPPGSVLALYTDGLVEAPGVDLDDAIAALAGLLEAGDPGDLDAMADTLIRHAPTPGDDIALVLVSPRVSVPGHSRGRSIVFRDKKDERRPTRAGSGGEDP